A portion of the Lolium rigidum isolate FL_2022 chromosome 1, APGP_CSIRO_Lrig_0.1, whole genome shotgun sequence genome contains these proteins:
- the LOC124684821 gene encoding protein CHLORORESPIRATORY REDUCTION 42, chloroplastic-like yields the protein MMLLQPTAAAVSPSSCCAVWLPIPTFPVRRYRSSISVRCANSDASDISKAKLKVGSPIVIIEEPPMLKTAASVPSLRQNAGRVKPGDVGRIMARKPKDVWAVRLAVGTYLLDGKHFKALEVVDEEGDSSNNQAEDE from the exons ATGATGCTACTACAGCCAACCGCTGCTGCTGTATCTCCCTCATCCTGCTGCGCCGTATGGCTGCCGATCCCAACCTTTCCAGTCCGACGATATCGTTCCAGCATCAGTGTCCGGTGCGCAAACAGCGACGCCTCCGACATCTCAAAGGCGAAGCTCAAGGTCGGCTCGCCAATTGTCATCATCGAGGAACCACCAATGCTCAAGACCGCAGCGTCGGTGCCCTCGCTTCGGCAGAACGCCGGCCGCGTCAAACCAGGCGACGTCGGGAG GATAATGGCGCGGAAGCCGAAGGACGTCTGGGCTGTGCGGCTTGCTGTCGGCACGTACCTGCTGGATGGCAAGCACTTCAAGGCCCTGGAGGTCGTCGATGAGGAAGGCGACAGCAGCAACAATCAGGCCGAAGACGAATAA
- the LOC124666201 gene encoding uncharacterized protein LOC124666201 produces MSDSDSGSEVGPAQPADPFPGLLAKTKSVLNPPITLVSVIYTVALPMTLALRAYNMSILNARPQDTITHQLVPGPDKWVTDDLLGMSVTCAWFAPILLLHFYIITHLVLKRPVGIPTMEKAYAWVAPTAITLITFAYFLSYLSLSRYGVRPRELGVLGVVTTILLCGSVSIIFCRPMKEERVVVLQRARV; encoded by the exons ATGTCTG ATTCAGATTCAGGTTCAGAAGTCGGTCCTGCACAACCCGCTGATCCTTTCCCTGGTCTGCTTGCAAAG ACCAAATCGGTGCTGAACCCACCGATTACGCTGGTCAGTGTGATATACACAGTGGCATTACCCATGACACTGGCCCTCCGTGCCTACAATATGTCCATACTCAATGCCCGACCCCAAGATACTATCACCCATCAGCTTGTCCCTGGTCCAGATAAGTGGGTAACAGATGATCTTCTTGGCATGTCTGTGACATGTGCCTGGTTCGCACCTATTCTGCTACTGCACTTCTACATCATCACGCACCTGGTGTTGAAGAGGCCTGTGGGCATCCCCACAATGGAGAAGGCATACGCATGGGTTGCCCCAACCGCGATTACTTTGATCACCTTTGCTTACTTCCTCTCCTATCTCAGCCTCTCAAG GTACGGTGTTCGTCCAAGAGAATTGGGCGTGCTGGGAGTTGTTACAACCATACTTCTGTGTGGCAGTGTTTCAATAATCTTTTGT CGTCCGATGAAGGAGGAGCGAGTTGTGGTTCTACAGAGGGCCCGTGTATGA